In Gemmatimonadaceae bacterium, the following are encoded in one genomic region:
- a CDS encoding response regulator transcription factor codes for MQHRSPFPDPLPDPCRASAPVGVLVISPIRLLRDGIVELLARRPSAPLLQVAATGDQALGALDDGVAYVALLDAGMVDAHALARRLERHSAVRAVIAIAVSPDDVASQVTLAECGVRGYVSHDGSMEELLAATDAALRGELHCPPRLAAALARRLATVRAGQAEGVGALSHREREIVQLVDSGMSNKEIASRLHIEMATVKNHMHHILHKLGVHRRGEAAAALRRWKTA; via the coding sequence ATGCAACACCGCTCTCCCTTCCCCGACCCGCTCCCCGACCCCTGCCGTGCTTCCGCGCCGGTGGGAGTGCTGGTGATCTCGCCCATTCGCCTGTTGCGCGATGGGATCGTGGAGCTGCTCGCGCGCCGGCCGTCGGCGCCGCTGCTGCAGGTGGCCGCCACGGGTGACCAGGCGTTAGGCGCGCTGGACGATGGCGTGGCCTACGTGGCACTGCTCGACGCCGGGATGGTCGACGCTCACGCGCTCGCGCGGCGCCTGGAGCGGCATTCAGCGGTGCGGGCCGTGATTGCGATCGCCGTTTCGCCTGACGACGTGGCGTCGCAGGTGACGCTCGCCGAGTGCGGGGTGCGCGGCTATGTGTCGCACGACGGGTCGATGGAGGAGCTGCTGGCTGCCACTGACGCGGCGCTGCGCGGCGAGTTGCACTGTCCGCCGAGGCTCGCCGCGGCGCTGGCGCGGCGCCTGGCCACCGTGCGCGCCGGCCAGGCGGAGGGCGTGGGCGCGCTGAGCCATCGCGAGCGCGAGATCGTGCAGCTGGTCGACTCCGGGATGTCGAACAAGGAGATCGCCAGCCGCCTGCACATCGAGATGGCGACGGTGAAGAACCACATGCATCACATCCTGCACAAGCTCGGCGTACACCGGCGTGGCGAGGCGGCGGCGGCGTTGCGGCGGTGGAAGACCGCCTGA